Proteins from a single region of Bradyrhizobium diazoefficiens:
- a CDS encoding NAD-dependent epimerase/dehydratase family protein, translating into MSSRSEPVADDILVTGAAGFIGFHVARRLLDQGRRIVGLDNINSYYDPALKRARLDVLRRDPRFSFAQVDLGDRLPMAELFARHRFARVIHLAAQAGVRHSIDQPHAYVDANLDGFLNVLEGCRHHCCGHLIYASSSSVYGANTDLPFSTRHRTDHPISFYAATKKANELMAHSYSHLYRLPVTGLRFFTIYGPWGRPDMAIFLFADAIVKGKPIKLFNHGRMRRDFTYIDDVTHVVSRLIDRAPEDNADAAAAPARLYNVGNNRPEALMHVVNLLETELGRTADKEMLPMQPGDVPETFADVGDLMRDAGFSPSMPIETGIRNFVRWYREYYGT; encoded by the coding sequence ATGTCATCGCGTTCAGAACCAGTTGCCGACGACATTCTGGTGACGGGAGCGGCGGGCTTCATCGGTTTTCACGTTGCTCGTCGCCTGCTCGATCAGGGACGCCGGATCGTCGGATTGGACAACATCAACAGCTACTACGACCCCGCCCTCAAGCGCGCTCGTCTCGACGTTTTGCGTCGCGACCCGCGTTTCTCCTTCGCGCAAGTCGACCTTGGAGATCGGTTGCCGATGGCGGAGTTGTTCGCAAGGCATCGCTTTGCGAGAGTGATCCATCTTGCTGCTCAGGCGGGCGTTCGGCATTCGATCGATCAGCCGCACGCCTATGTCGATGCCAATCTTGACGGATTCCTGAACGTCCTGGAAGGCTGCAGACATCACTGCTGTGGTCATTTGATCTATGCATCATCATCGTCCGTCTATGGCGCCAATACCGATTTGCCATTTTCGACGCGGCATCGGACCGACCACCCGATCAGCTTCTATGCCGCAACAAAGAAGGCCAATGAGTTGATGGCTCACTCGTACAGTCACCTGTACCGACTCCCGGTCACCGGCTTAAGGTTTTTTACAATCTACGGCCCGTGGGGCCGGCCGGACATGGCCATATTCCTGTTCGCGGATGCAATCGTAAAAGGCAAGCCAATCAAGCTCTTCAACCATGGACGAATGCGGCGCGACTTCACCTATATCGACGACGTCACTCACGTCGTCTCGCGGCTGATCGATCGCGCTCCGGAGGACAACGCCGATGCAGCGGCTGCACCGGCCAGGCTCTATAATGTAGGCAATAACCGCCCGGAAGCGCTGATGCACGTCGTCAATTTGCTCGAGACGGAGCTCGGACGGACTGCCGACAAGGAGATGCTGCCGATGCAGCCCGGAGATGTTCCGGAAACATTTGCCGACGTCGGCGATCTAATGCGCGATGCCGGCTTTTCGCCGTCTATGCCAATCGAGACGGGTATCCGTAACTTCGTCCGATGGTATCGCGAATATTATGGAACATGA
- a CDS encoding CoA transferase → MGGVLEGVRVLDFGRYIAGPYCATLLAEFGAEVIRVEKRDGSEDRFVAPVGEGGEGALFLQVNRNKKCITLDPMTPEGQEVMRRLIATADVVVANLPPQTLRAMKLDYEQLKAIKPDIILTTATAFGGPGPWSDRVGFDGVGQVMSGSVYMTGAGDPPYRAAVNWVDFGTALHCAFGTLAALIERGKSGRGQIVEGALLATALSFTNATLIEQAVINVNRVPSGNLGQTAAPADIYRTRDGWVLCQVTGHPLFKRWARLMGEEEQWLNDPRFADDISRGNNGPVVSERMARWCAERTTQEAVDTLGKAMIPTGPVLSPQQALDHPHIRAAGFLQDVNYPGLPKQAPVARVAIRLSETPGEIAARPPTLGEHTDAVLAELGYDTAAIVALRQGGII, encoded by the coding sequence ATGGGGGGAGTTCTCGAAGGCGTGCGCGTGCTCGATTTCGGGCGCTATATTGCGGGGCCGTATTGCGCGACATTGCTGGCTGAATTCGGTGCCGAGGTCATTCGCGTCGAGAAGCGCGACGGCAGCGAGGATCGCTTCGTGGCGCCGGTCGGCGAGGGCGGCGAGGGTGCGCTGTTCCTCCAGGTCAACCGCAACAAAAAGTGCATCACGCTCGATCCGATGACGCCCGAGGGACAGGAGGTGATGCGACGGCTGATCGCGACTGCGGACGTCGTCGTCGCCAACCTGCCGCCGCAGACCTTGCGCGCGATGAAGCTCGACTACGAGCAGCTCAAGGCAATCAAGCCGGACATCATCCTGACCACGGCGACCGCGTTCGGCGGGCCGGGCCCGTGGTCCGACCGGGTCGGCTTCGACGGCGTCGGCCAGGTTATGTCGGGCTCGGTCTACATGACGGGCGCCGGCGATCCACCCTATCGCGCGGCGGTGAACTGGGTCGATTTTGGCACCGCGCTGCACTGCGCGTTCGGGACGCTGGCTGCGCTGATCGAGCGCGGAAAATCCGGGCGCGGTCAGATCGTCGAGGGCGCGCTGCTCGCGACCGCGCTGTCATTCACCAATGCCACCCTGATCGAGCAGGCCGTCATCAACGTCAATCGCGTTCCATCAGGCAATCTCGGCCAGACCGCGGCACCCGCCGACATCTACCGCACCAGGGACGGCTGGGTATTGTGCCAGGTCACGGGCCATCCGCTGTTCAAACGCTGGGCCAGGCTGATGGGCGAGGAGGAGCAGTGGCTGAACGATCCACGTTTCGCCGACGACATCAGCCGGGGCAACAACGGACCAGTCGTCAGCGAGCGAATGGCGCGCTGGTGCGCCGAGCGCACGACGCAGGAAGCGGTCGACACGCTCGGCAAGGCGATGATTCCGACGGGGCCCGTGCTGAGTCCGCAGCAGGCGCTGGATCACCCGCACATTCGCGCCGCCGGCTTCCTGCAGGACGTCAACTATCCGGGCTTGCCGAAACAGGCTCCCGTCGCCCGCGTCGCGATTCGGCTGTCGGAAACACCCGGTGAGATCGCAGCGCGTCCGCCGACGCTCGGCGAGCACACCGATGCGGTGCTGGCGGAACTCGGCTACGACACGGCTGCGATTGTAGCGCTTCGGCAGGGCGGCATCATTTAG
- a CDS encoding DEAD/DEAH box helicase translates to MMALHLLAQWKEAGRSGLVFLAESENRAERLGSVIHALDPSCEVLVFPRLNTLPFDQLEPSREIAGRRASVLRRLAKSKQPIFLVATAEAVMERLPPPASLLRLSTALKVGGPFSEPELRVRFEELGYDLDDEPDYPGGALFHGQTFEIFPAGALGPFRVEHSGRTIRRIVAFDPKEHEIIFETKELLVDPMSERLAMSGARAKRATLFDYCGKAKWIADAGVGVHADAWLSTIEEAAGRADREREYLGRSDWKQATRGMKVLPRNAPFQPTPEFSRLTSARKALRAFVEDIRRAGSRLIFVAAQEEDLRTMERMSGVRGERVADWAETEAASRRDVALLADLDGGFVIPGKKPAVVLTAADVLGSRAHHPQPMARSWSAAFDHPDVPEQGTVVVHLQRGLAVLDGLQTVNTGGGALREMVRLSFAGDNAVLVPPPDLAQMWPYSTERGKLALDKADGSTWWARRTEAEREIQIAGKALAKHISQRKRRRAEKLIPPGSAYEKFVARFPYFTTADQAKAIHDVLDDLASGHPMDRVICGDVGFGKTEVALRAAAAVVLSGKQVAIAVPTTVLARQHVATFRKRFAPFDIEVGNLSRATSGAETRETKEGLRSGRIRVVVGTQALTSKDVKFHDLGLVVIDEEQHFGAAEKAKLSGLAKNVHTLWMSATPIPRTLAAGLAGFRDLSVIASPPVHRLPVATKIAPLSDAAIASALLREQRRHGQSFLICPRIQDLEPMLARVQAVAADLRIVCLHGKLPADEIDDRMMTFVEGKADVLLATNIVESGLDIPRANTIVVCWPEKFGLAQLHQLRGRVGRGGIRAFAFLLTESASGQSEKRLAVLEEFSRPGAGFAISERDLDLRGAGDLFSEQQSGHVQVFGPVLYSHLLKMASEKVDDGRSVVWVPDLNLPVADMLPEGYVQSAPVRLEVYARAARCASEDELDDLEEETSRRFGPLPQAARDFFSVTRLRLDCKRRGIVRLDVGESAVAATFLPGRLRKSKGKSKEGPLQRDGDRVVYHSPMRDAPFDMVEELFELLDEA, encoded by the coding sequence ATGATGGCGCTGCATCTGCTGGCGCAATGGAAGGAGGCCGGCCGTAGCGGTCTCGTATTCCTCGCCGAGAGCGAGAACCGGGCGGAGCGGCTCGGTAGCGTCATTCACGCGCTCGACCCGTCCTGCGAGGTCCTGGTGTTTCCGCGGCTCAACACCCTGCCGTTCGATCAATTGGAGCCATCGCGCGAGATTGCGGGCCGCAGAGCCTCGGTGCTGCGGCGGCTTGCGAAATCCAAACAGCCGATCTTTCTGGTCGCAACGGCGGAAGCCGTGATGGAGCGCCTGCCGCCGCCGGCGAGCCTGTTGCGCCTGAGCACGGCTTTGAAGGTCGGTGGCCCGTTTTCGGAACCCGAGCTTCGCGTCCGTTTTGAAGAGCTGGGCTACGATCTCGACGACGAGCCGGATTATCCGGGTGGTGCGCTGTTTCACGGGCAGACTTTCGAGATCTTTCCGGCTGGCGCGTTGGGTCCGTTTCGGGTCGAGCATTCCGGGCGCACCATCCGTCGGATCGTGGCGTTCGATCCGAAAGAGCACGAGATCATCTTCGAGACCAAGGAGCTTCTCGTCGATCCGATGTCGGAGCGGCTCGCTATGTCAGGTGCGCGGGCCAAGCGCGCGACGCTGTTCGACTATTGCGGCAAGGCCAAGTGGATCGCGGATGCAGGCGTTGGCGTGCATGCCGATGCCTGGCTGAGCACGATCGAGGAGGCCGCGGGACGCGCGGACAGGGAGCGCGAATATCTTGGGCGAAGCGACTGGAAGCAGGCGACCCGCGGCATGAAGGTTCTGCCGCGCAACGCTCCGTTCCAGCCGACGCCGGAATTCTCCAGGCTGACATCAGCGAGGAAAGCCCTGCGCGCCTTTGTCGAGGATATCAGGCGCGCTGGTTCGCGCCTGATCTTCGTGGCCGCGCAAGAGGAAGACTTGCGCACGATGGAGCGGATGAGCGGCGTGCGTGGGGAGCGCGTCGCGGATTGGGCTGAGACCGAGGCCGCAAGCCGTCGCGACGTGGCGCTGCTCGCCGATCTCGATGGCGGCTTCGTCATTCCGGGTAAAAAGCCTGCCGTCGTCCTGACGGCGGCCGACGTGCTCGGCAGCCGCGCGCATCATCCGCAGCCGATGGCGCGAAGCTGGAGCGCCGCCTTCGATCACCCTGACGTGCCGGAGCAGGGCACGGTGGTCGTGCATCTTCAGCGCGGGCTTGCCGTGCTCGACGGCCTGCAGACCGTGAACACCGGCGGCGGCGCATTGCGGGAGATGGTGAGGCTTTCCTTCGCAGGCGACAACGCGGTTCTGGTACCGCCGCCTGATCTGGCGCAGATGTGGCCCTACTCTACAGAGCGCGGCAAGCTCGCGCTCGACAAGGCGGACGGCAGCACATGGTGGGCCCGCCGCACCGAGGCCGAACGCGAGATCCAGATCGCCGGCAAGGCGCTCGCCAAGCACATCAGTCAGCGCAAGCGGCGGCGCGCCGAAAAGCTGATCCCGCCAGGTTCGGCCTACGAAAAATTCGTCGCGCGCTTCCCTTATTTTACCACGGCTGATCAGGCCAAGGCCATTCACGACGTGCTGGATGATCTTGCCTCCGGCCATCCCATGGACCGGGTGATTTGCGGCGACGTCGGATTCGGCAAAACTGAGGTGGCGCTACGCGCGGCGGCCGCCGTGGTGCTGTCGGGGAAGCAGGTGGCGATCGCGGTGCCGACGACCGTGCTGGCCCGCCAGCATGTCGCGACCTTCCGCAAGCGGTTTGCGCCGTTCGACATCGAGGTCGGAAACCTGTCGCGCGCCACGTCCGGCGCGGAGACGCGGGAGACCAAGGAAGGCTTGCGCAGTGGCCGGATCAGGGTCGTGGTCGGTACGCAGGCGCTCACCTCGAAGGACGTAAAATTTCATGACCTCGGCCTCGTCGTCATCGACGAGGAGCAGCATTTTGGCGCGGCCGAGAAAGCGAAGCTTTCCGGGCTTGCCAAGAATGTCCATACGCTCTGGATGAGTGCCACGCCGATCCCGCGCACGCTCGCCGCAGGTCTGGCCGGCTTCAGGGATCTCAGCGTAATTGCCTCCCCACCGGTTCACCGGCTTCCGGTCGCGACCAAGATCGCGCCGCTGTCGGATGCCGCGATCGCTTCGGCCCTGCTGCGCGAGCAGCGGCGGCACGGGCAGAGTTTTCTGATCTGCCCGCGCATCCAGGATCTGGAGCCCATGCTGGCGCGGGTGCAGGCGGTCGCGGCCGATCTTAGGATCGTCTGTCTGCACGGCAAGTTGCCGGCCGACGAGATCGACGACCGCATGATGACCTTCGTCGAGGGCAAGGCTGACGTTCTGCTCGCGACCAACATTGTGGAGAGCGGTCTCGATATCCCGCGCGCCAACACCATCGTGGTGTGCTGGCCCGAGAAGTTTGGTCTGGCGCAGCTACATCAGCTGCGCGGGCGCGTCGGCCGTGGCGGTATCCGCGCCTTCGCGTTTCTGCTGACCGAGTCGGCCTCGGGTCAGTCCGAGAAGCGGCTCGCCGTGCTGGAGGAATTCAGCCGGCCTGGAGCGGGCTTTGCGATCAGCGAGCGCGACCTGGATCTGCGGGGCGCGGGCGATCTGTTCTCGGAGCAGCAATCCGGCCACGTCCAGGTGTTCGGCCCCGTGCTCTATAGCCACCTCCTGAAGATGGCCTCGGAGAAGGTCGATGACGGCAGGTCCGTGGTGTGGGTGCCCGACCTCAATCTGCCCGTCGCGGACATGCTCCCCGAGGGCTACGTGCAATCCGCGCCGGTACGGCTGGAGGTCTATGCCCGTGCCGCACGCTGCGCCAGCGAAGACGAGCTTGACGATCTCGAGGAGGAAACGTCGCGCCGCTTCGGACCGTTGCCGCAAGCCGCCCGCGAC
- a CDS encoding aldo/keto reductase, translated as MKTVRVDALGASVSSIGFGCASLGGRVGARVGIEALERAYDAGITWYDVAPSYGDGLAESICGKFASKRRGKIYICTKVGMRPSATSATMRLLKPIARASLAVFPGIQPRLSAMKPKPFKIPLSAELIRTSLEDSLRRLRTDYVDVLALHRPTREEVVREDVIRTVERIIQDGKARAISIAGNSEIAIDGLDESLPYRLVQIANNPLEPNLQRSKGSARGRTFVTYGSFSSVSELVARIGARQQSLNDLMELGYRGDLTEIAAAFVVDYALAANSAGVTLFSMFRKEHLAFNLLRSTQVSALHLLNRIAAELSREP; from the coding sequence ATGAAGACGGTCCGTGTCGATGCCCTCGGCGCGAGCGTATCAAGCATCGGTTTCGGCTGTGCTTCGCTCGGGGGGCGCGTTGGGGCGCGCGTGGGCATTGAGGCGCTTGAGCGCGCATACGACGCCGGAATAACCTGGTACGATGTGGCGCCATCGTACGGTGATGGGCTGGCAGAATCGATTTGCGGCAAGTTCGCCTCCAAGAGGCGCGGCAAGATCTACATCTGCACAAAGGTGGGGATGCGCCCAAGTGCGACCTCCGCCACCATGCGCCTCTTGAAGCCGATAGCGCGCGCCTCTCTTGCGGTATTTCCAGGAATTCAACCGCGCCTTTCTGCGATGAAGCCAAAGCCGTTCAAAATACCGCTATCAGCCGAGCTGATCAGGACGAGCCTCGAGGACAGCTTGAGACGTCTTCGGACGGACTATGTGGACGTGCTTGCTCTGCACCGCCCCACGCGCGAAGAAGTCGTTCGCGAAGACGTCATTCGGACGGTTGAGCGCATCATCCAGGATGGAAAGGCCCGCGCCATTTCGATTGCGGGCAATAGCGAGATAGCAATTGATGGTCTCGATGAATCATTGCCGTATCGGCTGGTACAGATTGCCAATAACCCGCTCGAGCCGAATCTTCAAAGGTCAAAGGGATCGGCGCGGGGTAGGACATTTGTGACGTATGGATCATTTTCGAGCGTCAGTGAGCTTGTCGCGAGAATAGGTGCAAGGCAACAATCGCTGAATGATCTGATGGAATTGGGATACCGGGGCGACCTCACCGAGATCGCTGCGGCATTTGTGGTGGATTATGCGCTTGCAGCGAATTCGGCAGGAGTCACGCTTTTCTCGATGTTTCGGAAGGAGCATCTTGCGTTCAACCTGCTTCGGTCAACGCAAGTCTCCGCGCTTCATCTGCTGAATCGCATCGCCGCCGAGCTATCGAGGGAGCCATAG
- the glmS gene encoding glutamine--fructose-6-phosphate transaminase (isomerizing): MCGIVGVVGQGPASALLLDALRRLEYRGYDSAGIATLENGSLTRRRAVGKLANLKSLLVSEPLSGRIGIGHTRWATHGRPDENNAHPHVVDGVAIVHNGIIENYRELRHGLKAAGAHFATETDSEVVAHLVSRERKNGCEPVAAVRKVLPRLNGTFALAFLFEGHENLLIGARKGSPLAVGYGLGEMFLGSDAIALAPLTDIVAYLEDGDLAVVTREQIEFLDVSGARLRRASAKIARSAVVVHKGEHRHFMAKEIHEQPKVVGQTLAQYVDRNGTISLPAGVDVAFKTVDRVSIVACGTAFYAGLIAKYWFERYARLPVEIDIASEFRYRDVPLGAGNLAIFVSQSGETADTLASLEFAKAHGQRILSVVNVQTSTMARASHVMLPTLAGPEIGVASTKAFTCQLATLICIAIAAGRSRGVLSAGDEGVLVRGLARIPSYMARALELEPKVQQLARKICTASDALFIGRGTNYPLALEGALKLKEVTYIHAEGYAAGELKHGPIALIDKDLPVVVIAPSDTAFEKTMSNMQEVIARGGRIILLTDQRGASLAASSACSVLTLPDMPQIVAPLALAVPLQLLAYHSAAFLGTDVDQPRNLAKSVTVE; encoded by the coding sequence ATGTGCGGAATTGTTGGTGTCGTCGGGCAGGGCCCGGCCTCTGCGCTTCTTTTGGACGCGTTGAGACGGCTTGAATATCGCGGATATGACTCCGCTGGAATTGCGACTCTCGAGAATGGCTCATTGACCAGGCGCCGTGCGGTCGGAAAGCTCGCTAATCTTAAGAGTCTGCTCGTCTCGGAGCCGCTTTCGGGACGGATTGGAATCGGTCACACGCGTTGGGCGACGCATGGCCGTCCGGATGAGAACAATGCGCATCCTCACGTGGTTGACGGGGTCGCGATTGTACACAACGGAATCATCGAGAATTATCGAGAGTTGCGTCATGGGCTCAAAGCGGCTGGTGCCCACTTTGCGACTGAAACCGACTCGGAGGTGGTTGCGCATCTCGTTAGCCGCGAGCGGAAGAACGGATGCGAGCCGGTCGCGGCGGTACGTAAGGTGCTCCCGCGCTTGAACGGAACGTTCGCGCTGGCCTTCCTGTTCGAAGGGCACGAGAATCTGTTGATCGGTGCCCGAAAGGGCTCGCCCCTTGCCGTCGGTTATGGGCTGGGCGAAATGTTCCTGGGCTCGGACGCAATCGCACTTGCACCCCTCACGGACATTGTCGCCTATCTCGAGGACGGCGACCTCGCCGTCGTCACGCGAGAGCAAATCGAGTTTCTCGACGTGAGCGGCGCGCGTCTGCGTCGTGCATCGGCCAAGATCGCCAGATCGGCTGTGGTCGTTCACAAGGGCGAGCATCGCCACTTCATGGCCAAGGAGATTCACGAACAGCCGAAGGTGGTCGGGCAGACGCTCGCACAGTATGTCGATCGCAACGGTACGATCAGTCTGCCGGCAGGGGTGGACGTAGCCTTCAAGACAGTCGATCGCGTTTCGATTGTTGCTTGCGGAACCGCCTTCTACGCCGGTCTGATTGCGAAGTACTGGTTTGAGCGGTACGCCAGGCTCCCGGTCGAAATCGATATTGCATCGGAGTTCCGCTATCGCGACGTTCCACTTGGCGCGGGCAATCTGGCGATTTTCGTGTCGCAATCCGGCGAGACGGCCGACACGCTCGCCTCGTTGGAATTCGCCAAGGCCCATGGTCAGCGTATTCTTTCCGTCGTCAACGTGCAAACCTCGACGATGGCGCGTGCAAGCCACGTCATGCTGCCGACGCTGGCGGGCCCGGAAATAGGCGTCGCATCTACAAAGGCTTTCACGTGTCAGCTGGCGACGTTGATCTGCATTGCAATCGCGGCCGGCCGCAGTCGCGGCGTGCTCTCGGCCGGAGACGAAGGCGTACTAGTCCGAGGCCTTGCCCGGATTCCAAGCTATATGGCCCGTGCGCTCGAACTGGAGCCGAAAGTCCAGCAGCTCGCACGCAAGATCTGCACGGCGAGCGACGCTCTGTTCATTGGCCGGGGCACCAATTATCCGCTGGCTTTGGAGGGGGCTCTCAAGCTCAAGGAAGTAACCTACATTCACGCAGAGGGATATGCGGCCGGCGAGCTCAAACATGGACCGATCGCGCTGATCGATAAGGACCTGCCTGTCGTCGTGATAGCGCCGAGCGACACGGCGTTTGAAAAGACCATGTCGAACATGCAAGAGGTGATCGCCCGTGGAGGCCGCATTATCCTGTTGACCGACCAGAGAGGTGCTTCGCTCGCCGCATCCAGTGCTTGCTCGGTGCTGACCTTGCCGGATATGCCCCAGATCGTGGCGCCGCTGGCTCTTGCGGTGCCGCTGCAGCTCCTGGCCTATCACAGCGCCGCGTTTCTGGGGACGGACGTAGACCAGCCGCGCAATCTCGCTAAGTCCGTCACGGTCGAATAG